The following are encoded in a window of Paenibacillus polymyxa genomic DNA:
- a CDS encoding carbohydrate-binding protein, with translation MIKKFLVFLLAFTLLLSCLPMVPVHAANNAIAKLPGNSNPLMDHKLGADPYALVYDGRVYIYMSSDAYVYNSNGTVKENDFSELNKIFVISSADMVNWTDHGAIPVAGYNNKNNGKGIAKWASLSWAPAVAHKKINGKDKFFLYFANGASGIGVLTADTPIGPWTDPLGKALVTHSTTGMSGVTWLFDPAVLVDDDGTGYLYVGGGIPNTSDPASIANPKTARVLKLGADMTSIIGSAVTIDAPYMFEDSGIHKYNGKYYYSYCINFSGTHPSNYPAGEIGYMVSSSPMGPFTYTGHFLKNPQAFFGVGGNNHHSVFNFNNQWYVVYHSQTVSKAQLGEGKGYRSPNINKLIHNTNVTIQEVQGNMAGVPQIANLNPYNRIEAETIGWNAGITTEASQASGGPTNNLNVTNVHNGDWIAVGNADFGSGGAKTFKANIASNAGGKIEIRLDSATGPLVGTLNVSSTGETQTWKEVETTVSNATGVHKVFLVFTGTGTGNLFNIDYWQFTPNTTGTRAEAEDMTLGGTYAGKISSPFNGVALYANDDYSAYTQYFANSTHSISVRGASNNSSTARVDLQIGGTTVGSFYFTGTTPTVQTLSNITHVTGNQEVRLIVTTDNGTWDAYVDYLQFN, from the coding sequence ATGATTAAAAAATTTTTGGTGTTTTTATTAGCTTTTACATTATTGCTGAGTTGTTTACCAATGGTACCTGTACATGCTGCTAACAATGCAATTGCAAAGCTTCCAGGGAATTCAAATCCTCTTATGGACCATAAATTGGGGGCGGATCCCTATGCGTTGGTCTATGATGGAAGGGTTTATATCTATATGTCAAGTGATGCATATGTATATAACAGTAATGGAACGGTGAAAGAGAATGATTTTAGTGAACTAAATAAAATATTCGTCATATCTTCTGCTGATATGGTGAACTGGACAGACCACGGTGCAATTCCGGTCGCAGGATACAATAACAAAAATAATGGAAAAGGTATTGCAAAATGGGCATCACTCTCATGGGCACCGGCCGTTGCACATAAAAAAATAAATGGTAAGGATAAATTCTTCCTTTATTTTGCAAATGGTGCCTCAGGTATTGGTGTGCTAACTGCAGACACTCCGATAGGACCATGGACAGACCCACTCGGAAAGGCTCTTGTTACACACAGTACAACTGGAATGTCTGGAGTTACATGGCTTTTTGACCCGGCAGTATTGGTGGATGATGATGGTACAGGATATCTGTATGTTGGTGGAGGTATACCCAATACTTCGGACCCAGCTTCAATTGCAAATCCTAAAACAGCCAGAGTTTTAAAACTGGGCGCTGATATGACCAGTATTATTGGAAGTGCAGTAACCATTGATGCTCCTTACATGTTTGAAGACTCAGGAATTCATAAGTATAACGGCAAATATTATTATTCTTATTGTATCAATTTCTCCGGTACACACCCGTCAAATTACCCAGCAGGTGAAATAGGCTACATGGTGAGCAGCAGTCCTATGGGACCCTTTACTTATACAGGACATTTCCTGAAAAATCCACAAGCATTTTTCGGAGTTGGTGGAAATAACCATCATTCGGTGTTTAACTTTAATAACCAATGGTATGTAGTGTACCATTCCCAAACTGTCAGCAAGGCTCAGTTGGGAGAAGGGAAAGGATATCGTTCTCCTAATATTAACAAGCTTATCCATAATACGAATGTAACGATACAAGAGGTTCAGGGAAATATGGCAGGCGTGCCTCAGATAGCCAATCTTAATCCATACAATAGGATTGAGGCTGAAACAATCGGGTGGAATGCAGGGATTACAACCGAGGCGAGTCAAGCATCAGGCGGACCGACAAATAATCTTAATGTGACAAACGTACACAATGGAGATTGGATCGCTGTAGGAAATGCCGACTTTGGTAGCGGTGGAGCCAAGACGTTTAAAGCAAACATAGCATCCAATGCAGGCGGTAAAATAGAAATACGTCTGGACAGTGCAACGGGTCCTCTGGTTGGAACTCTTAATGTCAGTTCTACTGGAGAAACACAGACCTGGAAGGAAGTCGAAACCACTGTAAGCAATGCAACAGGAGTCCACAAGGTTTTCTTAGTGTTTACCGGAACAGGGACTGGTAACTTATTTAATATTGATTACTGGCAGTTTACACCCAATACTACTGGAACAAGGGCTGAAGCTGAGGATATGACTCTCGGGGGTACTTACGCTGGGAAGATCAGTTCTCCTTTCAATGGGGTCGCTTTATACGCCAATGATGATTATAGTGCATACACTCAGTATTTTGCCAACTCTACTCATAGTATTTCAGTCAGGGGTGCTTCGAATAACTCCAGTACCGCCAGAGTAGACTTGCAAATAGGAGGAACCACAGTTGGTTCCTTTTACTTTACTGGAACTACGCCGACGGTCCAAACCTTGTCTAATATCACCCATGTAACCGGAAATCAAGAGGTCAGACTGATCGTAACCACCGATAACGGGACTTGGGATGCCTATGTGGATTATTTACAATTTAATTAA
- a CDS encoding family 43 glycosylhydrolase → MLLLVLPLFMSMMSNTSVFAATTFTNPFINADSPDNDVIRVGNTFYMTSTTMHMNHGVPIMKSYDLVNWEIVNYVYDTYANNDAQNLNNGQNEYGKGSWASSLRYYNGIYYVSFGSNSTGKTYIYQTSNIETGPWTSSVLGNYYHDASLLFDNGRVFLVYGSDNISIIELTADAKAIKPGGLNQVIISAASNIAGSSFIVKAEGAHIQKIKGMYYIFLICWPSGGNRTQLTYRASSLTGPYTGQVSLNDSGIAQGGIVDTPSGSWYAMLFKDSGAIGRMPYLVPVTWSNNWPVFGVNGKVPLTMDVPVEGYPEKKVYASDEFSSSQASSQLIANGGFENATISPWTNNNTAIVAATTTDYYIGSKSLFVSGRQQTAAGPKQVITGKVTAGGMYNFSAKVKYTEGPATKQFNFGIQNGPSYTGISILGSTTLTKGQWGTIQGTYTLPAGADLSQTFIFIETPYSSTPDPTNDLMNFYVDDVSFTGTSSSEATLKKEWQWNHNPDNTHWSLTQRPGFMRMTTGKVSKSILDARNTLTQRTFGPKSTGIIAMETSGMKDGDYSGLAAFQDNYGFVGIKMNGTSKSIVMVNASSGAMTEVASVPFTQNRVYLKLICDFTNQMDKAYFYYSLDGTNWTAIGNTLQMSYTIPHFMGYRFALFNYATKSTGGFVDFDYLNLQ, encoded by the coding sequence GTGCTTTTATTAGTTTTACCATTATTCATGAGTATGATGTCCAATACTTCTGTATTTGCAGCTACTACTTTTACAAATCCGTTTATAAATGCTGATTCTCCAGACAACGATGTTATCAGGGTAGGTAATACTTTTTATATGACTAGCACGACCATGCACATGAATCATGGAGTTCCGATCATGAAATCTTATGATCTCGTCAATTGGGAAATCGTAAATTATGTTTACGATACGTATGCCAACAATGACGCACAAAATCTTAACAACGGGCAGAACGAATATGGAAAAGGCTCGTGGGCAAGCAGCCTTAGATATTATAACGGCATCTACTATGTGTCCTTTGGCTCCAATTCTACCGGCAAAACATACATCTATCAAACCAGCAATATAGAAACTGGTCCATGGACATCATCAGTGCTTGGCAACTATTATCATGACGCATCGCTGCTGTTTGATAATGGACGTGTATTCTTGGTTTATGGCAGTGATAATATCAGCATTATTGAGCTTACTGCAGATGCAAAGGCTATCAAGCCAGGGGGACTTAATCAGGTGATTATTTCCGCTGCCAGTAATATTGCCGGGTCCAGCTTCATAGTCAAGGCTGAAGGGGCGCATATACAAAAGATCAAGGGAATGTACTATATATTTCTTATATGCTGGCCATCAGGAGGCAACCGCACACAATTAACCTATCGTGCAAGTAGCTTGACAGGACCCTATACAGGTCAGGTTTCATTGAATGATTCAGGCATTGCACAGGGGGGAATTGTTGATACTCCTTCTGGCTCCTGGTATGCTATGCTGTTTAAAGACAGCGGAGCAATTGGACGTATGCCGTATCTTGTTCCGGTTACATGGTCAAATAATTGGCCGGTATTCGGTGTTAACGGTAAGGTTCCTCTTACGATGGATGTTCCTGTTGAAGGTTATCCCGAAAAGAAGGTCTATGCGTCTGATGAGTTTTCATCTTCTCAAGCCTCCAGTCAGCTTATTGCAAACGGTGGATTTGAAAATGCCACCATAAGCCCGTGGACGAATAATAACACTGCAATTGTTGCAGCAACCACTACAGACTATTACATCGGCTCAAAAAGCTTGTTTGTCAGCGGTAGACAACAAACAGCTGCTGGTCCAAAACAAGTAATTACCGGAAAAGTAACAGCCGGCGGAATGTATAATTTTTCTGCAAAGGTTAAATACACTGAAGGTCCTGCCACTAAGCAATTTAATTTTGGTATTCAGAATGGTCCAAGTTACACAGGTATATCGATTCTTGGGTCTACCACGCTAACCAAGGGCCAATGGGGCACAATTCAAGGAACATATACACTTCCGGCAGGTGCCGACCTCTCACAAACGTTTATTTTCATTGAGACACCCTACAGTTCTACCCCAGACCCAACAAATGATTTGATGAATTTCTATGTGGACGATGTTTCGTTTACAGGAACCTCGTCTTCTGAAGCGACTCTTAAAAAGGAGTGGCAATGGAACCACAATCCTGACAATACTCATTGGTCCCTTACACAGCGTCCTGGATTTATGAGAATGACTACAGGGAAGGTGAGTAAAAGTATTCTGGATGCCAGAAATACGCTTACCCAAAGGACATTTGGACCGAAAAGTACAGGAATCATTGCAATGGAAACAAGCGGGATGAAGGACGGAGACTATTCCGGTCTTGCAGCTTTTCAGGATAATTATGGATTTGTAGGCATAAAGATGAACGGGACCTCCAAATCCATTGTTATGGTGAATGCCAGCTCTGGAGCAATGACTGAAGTGGCAAGTGTCCCTTTCACCCAGAACAGAGTATATCTTAAGCTTATATGTGATTTTACAAATCAGATGGATAAAGCATATTTCTACTACAGTCTTGACGGCACAAATTGGACGGCTATAGGCAACACACTTCAGATGTCATATACAATCCCTCACTTTATGGGATACCGTTTTGCTTTGTTCAATTATGCTACTAAATCAACGGGTGGTTTTGTTGATTTTGATTATTTAAACTTGCAGTGA